The Tistrella mobilis genome window below encodes:
- a CDS encoding cysteine peptidase family C39 domain-containing protein, giving the protein MPGRRQRTPTLLQMEAAECGAAALGIILGYHGCWATLEELRQACNVSRDGSSALAILRAARAMGLEAQAERLEPADLRGRDLPAIIHWGMNHFLVVEGFRGDRVRLNDPATGPREVSAAEFDRMFTGIVLFMRPGSGFQRRGSRPSLARGLTRRLRGAGDAFGFILMISFALVVPGLLVPVFAQIFIDQILVNRFATWLWPLILGMGLAAVLTAALTFLQREALLRLETRLALRGAAGFVGHVVRLPLLYFAQRHPGEVASRVMLNDRLAQLIAGDVGAVLLNLLTATAYLAAMMFYAPWLGLLVAAGAAVNLALLTRSSRALADDNRRMVIATTMQAGFAKQGLGMIEAYKAAGLEDLFRERLSAMYARVLNLRQGLARRRMRLTALPGLTGLALGGLVLVIGADMVIRGELTLGMLIAFQALMAGFLAPMAQLVQLGARIQDGQACIQVLDDTLRHPTAAEFTGTADPAPGRLIGAIDLRGVSAGYGPAAVPLIRDLNLSLSPGERLGIVGASGSGKSTLAALIAGIHPPAAGDILIDGTPMTAIPRARLRQSLAYVDQRAVILEGSIRDNIALWDPSLPDERIVEAARMALIHDVILRRPGGYGGHVTEGGTNLSGGQRARLEIARALVREPRILILDEATAFLDTETEAGLHAGLRRLGATMIIVAHRFSAVRDCDRVIVMDKGSIVQEGSPEALLSRPGPFVQLMREG; this is encoded by the coding sequence ATGCCCGGCCGGCGTCAGCGCACCCCCACCCTGTTGCAGATGGAAGCCGCCGAATGCGGGGCGGCGGCGCTCGGCATCATTCTGGGATATCACGGCTGCTGGGCAACGCTGGAAGAGCTGCGCCAGGCCTGCAACGTCTCCCGCGACGGCAGTTCCGCCCTCGCGATCCTGCGCGCCGCCCGCGCGATGGGGCTGGAAGCGCAGGCCGAACGGCTGGAGCCGGCAGACCTCCGCGGCCGGGATCTGCCAGCCATCATCCATTGGGGCATGAACCATTTCCTGGTGGTTGAAGGTTTTCGCGGTGACCGGGTCCGGCTGAACGATCCCGCGACCGGCCCGCGGGAGGTGAGCGCCGCCGAATTCGATCGCATGTTCACGGGCATCGTGCTGTTCATGCGGCCGGGTTCCGGCTTCCAGCGCCGCGGCAGCCGCCCGTCGCTCGCCCGCGGCCTCACCCGGCGACTGCGCGGGGCCGGTGATGCCTTCGGCTTCATCCTGATGATCTCGTTTGCCCTGGTCGTGCCGGGGCTGCTGGTGCCGGTCTTCGCCCAGATCTTCATCGACCAGATCCTGGTCAACCGGTTCGCAACCTGGCTCTGGCCGCTGATTCTGGGCATGGGGCTGGCGGCGGTGCTGACGGCCGCCCTCACTTTCCTGCAGCGCGAGGCGCTGCTCCGCCTCGAAACCCGGCTGGCACTCCGTGGCGCCGCCGGTTTCGTCGGCCATGTCGTGCGCCTGCCGCTGCTCTATTTCGCGCAGCGCCATCCGGGCGAGGTGGCCAGCCGGGTGATGCTCAACGACCGCCTGGCGCAGCTGATCGCCGGCGATGTCGGTGCGGTGCTTCTGAACCTGCTGACGGCGACCGCCTATCTGGCCGCCATGATGTTCTACGCCCCCTGGCTCGGCCTGCTGGTCGCGGCCGGGGCGGCCGTCAATCTCGCTTTGCTCACCCGATCCTCGCGGGCGCTTGCCGACGACAACCGGCGGATGGTGATCGCCACCACCATGCAGGCCGGTTTCGCGAAACAGGGGCTGGGCATGATCGAAGCCTACAAGGCGGCGGGGCTGGAAGATCTGTTCCGAGAACGGCTGTCGGCCATGTATGCGCGGGTGCTGAACCTCCGCCAGGGGCTGGCCCGCCGACGCATGCGGCTGACCGCCCTGCCCGGCCTCACCGGCCTCGCCCTGGGCGGGCTGGTGCTGGTGATCGGGGCCGATATGGTCATCCGTGGCGAGCTGACCCTGGGCATGCTGATCGCCTTTCAGGCGCTGATGGCGGGCTTCCTGGCACCGATGGCACAGCTGGTCCAGCTCGGCGCCAGGATCCAGGACGGTCAGGCCTGTATCCAGGTGCTGGACGACACGCTCCGCCATCCGACGGCGGCCGAATTCACCGGGACCGCCGATCCGGCGCCCGGCCGCCTGATCGGCGCCATCGACCTTCGGGGGGTGAGCGCCGGCTACGGCCCGGCCGCAGTGCCGCTGATCCGGGATCTGAACCTCTCGCTCAGCCCGGGCGAGCGTCTGGGCATCGTCGGCGCCTCCGGATCCGGCAAGTCGACCCTTGCGGCGCTGATCGCCGGCATCCACCCGCCGGCTGCAGGCGACATCCTGATCGACGGCACGCCGATGACCGCGATCCCGCGGGCACGGCTGCGCCAGTCGCTGGCCTATGTCGATCAGCGCGCCGTGATCCTTGAAGGCAGCATCCGCGACAATATCGCCCTCTGGGATCCATCCCTGCCCGATGAACGGATCGTCGAAGCCGCCCGCATGGCGCTGATCCACGATGTCATCCTCCGCCGCCCCGGCGGCTATGGCGGCCATGTGACCGAGGGCGGCACCAATCTCTCCGGCGGTCAGCGCGCCCGGCTCGAAATCGCCCGCGCCCTGGTCCGCGAGCCACGCATCCTGATCCTCGACGAAGCGACCGCCTTCCTCGACACCGAAACCGAGGCCGGGTTGCATGCGGGGCTGCGCCGGCTGGGTGCCACCATGATCATCGTCGCCCACCGCTT
- a CDS encoding NHLP bacteriocin system secretion protein, with translation MSTLFRPAALESSATSNQYRDALGVMRPRLWAGGLFLVALILGALVWSALFRVPISVSGQGILLAPGGMIDVVADAAGQVLALDAAPGTEVAEGAVVARIAQPDLELKRDIARAERADALRFRDELVRFQAADDANRARLRTAREASLAERVQALELRGAALRDQQANLRRLLSTGNVTRDRLLQVDQEVLAVESSIADARDERVAMQAEAALQATEREKARLEAERRLAEAERELAALDRQLARNSTIRSPFAGRVVEAKVNIGQMVQPGTAMVTLERRAEPGDGRGVLPHVTAYVTAADGKKIRPGMPVEISPTTTRREEHGFLRGHVVHVSDVPASSAGMLKTLQNDRLVQTFQEGMGAPFEVTVALDPDPARPGHPLWSSPRATPPRIEPGTLAELRFTIRSGPLLALAIPALQYAGPDAPRETGGR, from the coding sequence GTGAGCACGCTTTTCCGTCCGGCTGCGCTCGAGTCGTCCGCGACGTCGAACCAGTACCGTGACGCGCTTGGCGTCATGCGCCCGCGCCTCTGGGCGGGCGGGCTGTTTTTGGTTGCTCTGATCCTGGGGGCCCTGGTCTGGAGCGCGCTCTTCCGGGTGCCGATCTCGGTGAGCGGGCAAGGCATCCTGCTCGCACCCGGCGGCATGATCGATGTGGTGGCCGATGCGGCAGGGCAGGTGCTTGCCCTTGATGCCGCCCCGGGCACGGAGGTGGCCGAAGGCGCGGTGGTCGCCCGTATTGCGCAACCGGATCTGGAGCTGAAACGCGATATCGCCCGCGCCGAACGCGCCGATGCGCTCAGATTCCGCGACGAGCTTGTCCGTTTCCAGGCGGCCGACGACGCCAATCGCGCCCGCCTGCGCACGGCCCGGGAGGCCTCTCTGGCCGAGCGTGTCCAGGCTCTGGAGCTGCGGGGCGCCGCACTTCGCGACCAGCAGGCCAATCTTCGCCGCCTGCTCAGCACCGGCAATGTCACCCGCGACCGGCTGTTGCAGGTGGATCAGGAGGTGCTGGCGGTCGAAAGCAGCATCGCCGATGCCCGCGACGAGCGCGTCGCCATGCAGGCGGAGGCGGCCCTTCAGGCGACCGAACGCGAAAAGGCGCGGCTGGAAGCCGAACGCCGTCTGGCCGAAGCCGAGCGGGAGCTGGCGGCCCTGGACCGGCAGCTGGCGCGCAACAGCACCATACGTTCCCCCTTCGCCGGGCGGGTGGTGGAGGCCAAGGTCAATATCGGCCAGATGGTCCAGCCCGGCACCGCGATGGTCACCCTGGAGCGGCGGGCAGAGCCGGGCGACGGCAGAGGCGTGCTGCCCCATGTCACCGCCTATGTCACCGCCGCCGACGGCAAGAAGATCCGCCCGGGCATGCCGGTCGAAATCTCGCCCACCACCACGCGGCGCGAAGAGCACGGGTTCCTGCGCGGCCATGTCGTGCATGTGAGCGACGTGCCGGCCAGCAGTGCCGGCATGCTCAAGACCCTGCAGAACGACCGGCTGGTGCAGACGTTCCAGGAGGGCATGGGTGCGCCCTTCGAGGTGACGGTCGCCCTCGATCCTGACCCGGCGCGGCCCGGTCATCCGCTCTGGTCCTCTCCGCGCGCCACCCCGCCGCGGATCGAGCCCGGCACGCTGGCGGAGCTGCGTTTCACCATCCGCTCCGGCCCCCTGCTCGCCCTCGCCATCCCCGCCCTGCAATATGCCGGCCCGGACGCGCCGCGCGAGACCGGTGGCCGCTGA
- a CDS encoding isocitrate lyase/phosphoenolpyruvate mutase family protein has product MTFPETDPGRIFRRLHEAPGAFILPNPWDAGTARILAGMGFPALATTSAGMAFSAGQPEGVAGREQVLAHCRSIVTATPLPVSADLEKGFGDDPAHAAETVRAAAEAGLAGCSLEDHTGDRSRPIYDHGLAVERIAAAAEAARGLDRDFVLTARAENFMWGRPDLDDTIRRLQAFEAAGADVLYAPGLPDLDAVRMVCTAVTRPVNVVIGVAGMAATADDLAAAGVKRISLGSTLARLAFGAFVEAAREMRRAGSFSFAGRAMPFAELEGFFGDQQPGPG; this is encoded by the coding sequence ATGACCTTCCCCGAAACCGATCCCGGCCGCATCTTTCGCAGGCTTCACGAGGCGCCCGGCGCCTTCATCCTGCCCAACCCCTGGGATGCGGGGACGGCACGGATCCTGGCGGGGATGGGGTTTCCCGCACTCGCCACCACCAGCGCCGGCATGGCCTTTTCGGCGGGCCAGCCCGAGGGTGTGGCCGGACGCGAGCAGGTGCTGGCGCATTGCCGGTCGATCGTAACGGCGACACCGCTGCCGGTTTCGGCGGATCTGGAGAAGGGTTTCGGCGACGATCCGGCACATGCGGCCGAAACCGTCCGGGCTGCCGCAGAGGCCGGGCTTGCCGGCTGTTCGCTGGAAGATCACACCGGCGACCGGTCGCGGCCGATCTACGATCATGGCCTTGCGGTGGAGCGTATCGCCGCCGCGGCAGAGGCCGCCCGCGGGCTGGATCGCGATTTCGTGCTGACGGCGCGGGCCGAGAATTTCATGTGGGGCCGCCCGGATCTCGACGACACCATCCGTCGCCTTCAGGCTTTCGAAGCCGCCGGTGCCGACGTGCTCTACGCCCCGGGCCTGCCGGATCTGGATGCGGTGCGCATGGTCTGCACTGCCGTCACACGGCCGGTCAATGTCGTGATCGGCGTCGCCGGCATGGCGGCCACGGCCGATGACCTGGCTGCGGCGGGCGTGAAGCGGATCAGCCTGGGCTCGACCCTCGCCCGGCTCGCCTTCGGTGCCTTCGTCGAGGCGGCGCGGGAGATGCGTCGTGCCGGCAGTTTCAGCTTCGCCGGCCGGGCGATGCCGTTTGCGGAACTGGAAGGATTTTTCGGTGATCAGCAGCCCGGCCCCGGCTGA
- a CDS encoding helix-turn-helix transcriptional regulator, with product MRNIALDTVDATPRPVLAIGTDYPHGQRLPPHTHRRAQFLYGMTGLMEVETADGAWVVPPHAGVWIPAGARHAVRMVGVATRSLYIEPAAAPRPATGCEVLTVGALLHQLLLAAADLPALYDQDGRDGALIGLILHELAAAPVLPVFAPLPPDPRLGALCREFMQAPDIRIRPEDWACRLAMSPRSFTRFFRSQTGLSFGVWRRQACLMTALSRLAAGQPVTGVALDLGYESPPAFSTMVRRMLGRPPSALGPDAPGQPGPGC from the coding sequence TTGCGCAACATCGCCCTCGACACGGTCGACGCCACCCCTCGCCCCGTGCTGGCGATCGGCACGGATTATCCCCATGGGCAGCGGCTACCGCCGCATACCCATCGACGTGCGCAGTTTCTCTATGGCATGACCGGGCTGATGGAGGTCGAAACCGCCGACGGCGCCTGGGTGGTTCCGCCCCATGCGGGGGTCTGGATCCCGGCCGGGGCCCGTCATGCGGTACGGATGGTCGGCGTCGCCACCCGCAGTCTCTATATCGAACCGGCGGCAGCGCCGCGCCCGGCCACAGGCTGCGAGGTGCTGACGGTCGGGGCGCTGCTCCACCAGCTGCTGCTGGCCGCCGCAGATCTGCCGGCGCTCTACGACCAGGACGGGCGGGACGGTGCGCTGATCGGGCTGATCCTGCACGAACTGGCCGCAGCTCCGGTGCTGCCGGTCTTCGCGCCTCTGCCGCCCGATCCACGCCTCGGCGCCCTCTGTCGGGAATTCATGCAGGCCCCCGACATTCGCATCCGCCCCGAAGATTGGGCGTGTCGGCTGGCCATGAGCCCCCGCAGCTTCACCCGCTTCTTCCGCAGCCAGACAGGTCTGTCCTTCGGCGTCTGGCGCCGGCAGGCCTGCCTGATGACGGCACTGTCCAGGCTCGCCGCCGGCCAGCCGGTCACCGGCGTGGCGCTCGATCTGGGTTATGAAAGCCCGCCGGCCTTCTCGACCATGGTCCGGCGCATGCTGGGCCGGCCACCCTCGGCCCTTGGTCCGGATGCCCCTGGTCAGCCGGGGCCGGGCTGCTGA
- a CDS encoding sulfite exporter TauE/SafE family protein: MPLPIDLHLLLLAFGVLAGLTTVLFGFGGGFVAVPLLYTMFTTVGTAPAQAMHVAVATSTAVMIVGAGLASLRHARAGSLDMGQLRPLILPVSLGAVIGAQAAMSFGGEGLRAAFIAYLGLTILDCLFRPGFMTGTARPARPMRRRAAALIGLGIGAIAAFLGVGGSVMTVPLLRRRGADMTAATAMASPLSLPMAVAGTIGYVGLAEGSTGQVDAGAFLALAIGSMIGVRLSAPLIGRLPDRLHARAYLLLLTLVLVVMVLR, encoded by the coding sequence ATGCCTCTCCCGATCGATCTCCATCTTCTGCTTCTGGCCTTCGGCGTGCTGGCCGGGCTCACCACCGTGCTGTTCGGCTTCGGCGGCGGTTTCGTCGCCGTACCCTTGCTCTATACGATGTTCACGACCGTCGGCACCGCGCCTGCGCAGGCCATGCATGTGGCGGTCGCAACCTCGACGGCCGTGATGATCGTCGGCGCCGGCCTCGCCAGCCTGCGTCATGCCCGTGCCGGTAGTCTGGACATGGGACAGCTGCGGCCGCTGATCCTGCCGGTCAGCCTGGGGGCCGTGATCGGCGCCCAGGCTGCGATGTCGTTCGGGGGCGAGGGCCTCAGGGCGGCCTTCATCGCCTATCTGGGCCTCACCATTCTCGACTGTCTGTTCCGGCCCGGTTTCATGACCGGCACGGCGAGACCGGCCCGGCCGATGCGACGGCGGGCCGCGGCCCTTATCGGGCTGGGCATCGGCGCGATCGCGGCCTTCCTGGGCGTCGGCGGCAGCGTGATGACCGTGCCGCTGCTGCGTCGGCGCGGCGCCGACATGACCGCGGCCACCGCGATGGCAAGCCCGCTTTCCCTGCCGATGGCGGTGGCGGGGACGATCGGCTATGTGGGGCTGGCCGAGGGATCCACGGGACAGGTCGATGCCGGCGCCTTCCTCGCCCTCGCCATCGGATCGATGATCGGCGTCAGGCTGAGCGCGCCGCTGATCGGCCGCCTGCCCGACAGACTGCATGCCAGGGCATATCTTTTGCTGCTCACCCTCGTGCTGGTGGTGATGGTTCTGCGGTGA